In a genomic window of Lacrimispora sp. BS-2:
- a CDS encoding type II secretion system F family protein — translation MKTKAKKRYSARELSAFCLQISILLHAAIPLDEGLSVMAEDSIWEEEKQILMQMAEEAELGVPFSKVLENTGVFPAYVIHMAKLGEETGTLDQIMESLAGYYEKEHILMKSIRNAVTYPIIMIFMLLVVLLVLFTRVMPIFENVYQQLGAEMSPVSLAATRLGGVFCGVSLALSVILALAAALVWLLGRKGKKLLIAKRLIQWLKRRSPMALAISNRRFTAVLALTLHSGLELEKGMELAGQLVENQAVEEKIRQCAKELEAGTDYYTAMKNTGLFKGFYAQMIKVGTRSGRLDRVMEEISRSYEDEADTVMEHMVSRFEPTVVAVLAVAVGLVLLSVMLPLVSVLSAIG, via the coding sequence ATGAAAACGAAAGCGAAAAAGAGATATTCCGCAAGGGAACTTTCCGCTTTCTGCCTTCAGATATCAATTCTTCTCCATGCGGCAATCCCTCTTGATGAGGGATTGTCTGTTATGGCGGAGGATTCCATATGGGAGGAAGAGAAACAAATTCTTATGCAGATGGCAGAAGAGGCTGAGCTTGGTGTTCCTTTCTCAAAAGTACTTGAAAATACAGGTGTTTTTCCAGCCTATGTGATCCATATGGCAAAGCTGGGGGAGGAGACAGGAACCCTGGATCAGATCATGGAATCATTAGCCGGTTATTATGAAAAAGAGCATATTCTTATGAAAAGTATAAGGAATGCTGTTACATATCCCATTATCATGATTTTCATGCTTCTGGTGGTTCTTCTGGTTTTATTTACCAGGGTTATGCCCATATTTGAAAATGTATACCAACAGCTGGGGGCAGAGATGTCGCCGGTTTCTCTTGCTGCAACAAGGCTTGGAGGTGTATTTTGCGGGGTTTCTCTGGCTCTGTCGGTTATTCTGGCCCTTGCGGCTGCCCTGGTGTGGCTTCTTGGCAGGAAGGGGAAAAAGCTCCTGATTGCAAAACGGCTGATCCAGTGGCTGAAAAGAAGAAGCCCCATGGCTCTTGCAATATCCAACCGGCGCTTTACCGCGGTCCTGGCACTGACCCTTCACAGCGGACTGGAACTGGAAAAGGGTATGGAGCTTGCAGGGCAGCTGGTTGAAAATCAGGCAGTGGAAGAAAAGATCAGACAGTGTGCAAAAGAGCTTGAGGCTGGAACAGACTATTATACCGCTATGAAGAATACCGGGCTGTTTAAAGGTTTCTATGCGCAGATGATAAAGGTAGGCACCAGAAGCGGGCGGCTGGACCGGGTCATGGAGGAAATCTCCAGGAGCTATGAAGATGAGGCGGATACGGTCATGGAACACATGGTCAGCCGGTTTGAACCTACTGTGGTGGCTGTGCTTGCCGTTGCAGTGGGACTGGTGCTTTTATCTGTCATGCTTCCTCTGGTCAGTGTCTTGTCTGCCATCGGATAG